The Epinephelus lanceolatus isolate andai-2023 chromosome 8, ASM4190304v1, whole genome shotgun sequence genome includes a window with the following:
- the rassf11 gene encoding ras association domain-containing protein 8, which translates to MEVKVTVDGIPRVVCGVTEETTCQDVVIVLAQALGQPGRYTLQEKFKDFERCMAPGESLLETLEKYGEQAREVRLTLLHNGPSVWDEMSRTKVGRYQPCPPLRRKDAGTRMRRGSGPLSLHRQSLPPLSCFRQEAEQQKEDLKRPKRKSLTLMEEAWEWLENLGKGKVYSTACHKESSKRTDKRYLTSLGVCLTVDEGKSGRSSRGKVRDQKGLKSDLDHQTSCCMGTHTKGKESKCLEKTQETKSDDLHNSNRAATEDEKNRLRETIIYQLSCLQDLQAQIANIDQQILELEEKQLAKKAEQEAQQRMVEEEMEQIKFWENELKAEEGYEKDLQCQFLDMKANAAGCKAKLEEYKHKMQGLDFFATHNVVHEDSEIFSKVGANAATEISAVSTEDRYRQQSEHDGDVNINRKFLSRGDLKPPHALVPPNQIKERRPTGPTELREWWTRWAQAQSAPTQTKKKVIHRSELTIYLGSTKV; encoded by the exons ATGGAAGTGAAGGTGACAGTGGACGGTATCCCGCGCGTGGTTTGTGGTGTTACTGAGGAAACAACATGCCAAGATGTGGTCATAGTGCTGGCTCAAGCCCTAG GTCAACCAGGGCGCTACACACTGCAGGAGAAATTTAAAGACTTTGAGAGGTGCATGGCACCCGGCGAAAGCCTTCTGGAGACTCTTGAGAAGTATGGTGAGCAGGCCAGGGAGGTCCGACTCACACTGCTTCACAACGGACCCTCAGTCTGGGACGAAATGAGCAGGACAAAAGTTGGCAGATACCAGCCCTGCCCGCCACTGAGAAGAAAAGACGCAGGCACCAGAATGCGGAGGGGCAGTGGTCCACTAAGTTTGCATCGTCAAAGCTTGCCGCCGCTGTCCTGTTTTAGACAAGAAGCTGAGCAGCAAAAAGAGGACCTGAAAAGGCCTAAAAGAAAGTCTCTTACACTCATGGAGGAGGCCTGGGAATGGCTGGAGAATCTGGGTAAAGGCAAGGTCTACAGTACTGCATGTCATAAGGAAAGCAGTAAGAGGACAGATAAAAGGTATCTCACATCTTTGGGTGTTTGTCTCACTGTTGACGAAGGTAAATCAGGTCGAAGTAGCAGAGGCAAAGTCAGAGATCAGAAAGGCTTAAAGTCAGACTTGGATCATCAAACATCCTGCTGCATGGGAACTCACACAAAGGGTAAGGAAAGCAAATGCTTAGAGAAAACTCAAGAGACAAAATCTGATGACCTGCACAATTCAAACCGTGCTGCAACTGAGGATGAGAAAAACCGTCTAAGAGAAACCATAATATATCAGCTCAGCTGTTTGCAGGATTTACAGGCCCAGATAGCAAACATAGACCAACAGATTTTGGAGCTTGAGGAAAAACAGCTGGCCAAAAAAGCTGAGCAGGAAGCCCAGCAGAGAATGGTTGAAGAGGAGATGGAGCAGATCAAGTTCTGGGAGAATGAATTAAAGGCTGAGGAAGGTTACGAGAAGGATTTGCAATGCCAGTTCCTTGACATGAAGGCAAATGCTGCAGGGTGCAAGGCCAAACTGGAGGAGTACAAGCACAAAATGCAAGGGCTTGATTTCTTTGCAACTCACAATGTTGTTCATGAGGATTCAGAGATATTTTCAAAAGTTGGTGCAAATGCTGCCACAGAGATTTCAGCTGTTTCAACTGAGGACCGATATCGGCAACAATCTGAACATGATGGGGATGTAAATATTAACAGGAAGTTCCTGTCCAGAGGGGACTTGAAACCTCCTCATGCTCTAGTTCCTCCCAACCAGATAAAGGAGCGACGGCCCACAGGGCCCACAGAGCTGCGGGAGTGGTGGACACGCTGGGCTCAAGCCCAGAGCGCTCCAACACAGACTAAAAAGAAGGTGATTCACCGCTCTGAGCTCACTATATATCTGGGCAGTACAAAGGTTTAG